A stretch of the Chelonoidis abingdonii isolate Lonesome George chromosome 11, CheloAbing_2.0, whole genome shotgun sequence genome encodes the following:
- the FBL gene encoding rRNA 2'-O-methyltransferase fibrillarin yields the protein MRPGFSPRGGRGGFGDRGGGRGGFRGGRGGGFKSPGGSDGGFRGRGGGGGFRGRGGPGRGGRGGGGRGGRGGFKGGKKVTVEPHRHEGVFICRGKEDALVTKNLVPGESVYGEKRISVEDGELKVEYRAWNPFRSKLAAAILGGIDQIHIKPGAKVLYLGAASGTTVSHVSDIVGLDGLVYAVEFSHRSGRDLINVAKKRTNIIPVIEDARHPHKYRMLIGMVDVIFADVAQPDQSRIVALNAHNFLKNGGHFVISIKANCIDSTAAPEAVFASEVKKMQQENMKPQEQLTLEPYERDHAVVVGIYRPPPKQKK from the exons GTTTCAGCCCCCGTGGGGGGCGCGGTGGATTCGGAGACCGTGGAGGAGGCCGAGGGGGCTTCCGGGGAGGCCGGG GTGGTGGGTTTAAATCTCCAGGTGGAAGCGATGGAGGCTTCAGAGGAAGAGGAGGCGGCGGTGGTTTCCGGGGAAGAGGTGGGCCAGGCCGGGGCGGCCGTGGAGGCGGAGGTCGAGGTGGCCGAGGAGGGTTTAAAGGAGGCAAGAAGGTGACTGTGGAACCCCATAGGCATGAAG gcgtCTTCatctgcagggggaaggaggatgCGCTGGTGACAAAGAATCTGGTACCTGGCGAGTCTGTGTATGGGGAGAAGAGGATCTCCGTGGAG GACGGTGAGCTGAAGGTGGAGTACCGCGCCTGGAATCCCTTCCGCTCCAAGCTGGCAGCAGCCATCCTGGGCGGCATTGATCAAATCCACATCAAGCCGGGAGCCAAGGTCCTGTACCTGGGAGCTGCCTCCGGGACCACAGTCTCGCACGTCTCTGACATTGTGGGGCTG GACGGTCTGGTCTACGCTGTGGAGTTCTCCCATCGCTCAGGCCGTGACCTCATCAACGTGGCAAAGAAACGCACCAACATCATCCCTGTCATTGAGGATGCGCGGCACCCGCACAAGTACCGCATGCTGATTG GGATGGTGGACGTGATCTTCGCTGATGTGGCCCAGCCTGACCAGTCACGCATTGTGGCCCTAAACGCTCACAACTTCCTGAAGAATGGAGGGCACTTTGTCATCTCCATCAAG GCCAACTGCATCGATTCCACAGCGGCGCCTGAGGCTGTCTTTGCCTCTGAGGTGAAGAAGATGCAGCAGGAGAACATGAAACCCCAGGAGCAGCTGACGCTGGAGCCCTACGAGCGAGACCAtgctgtggtggtggggattTACAG ACCTCCTCCCAAACAGAAGAAGTAG